In Porites lutea chromosome 9, jaPorLute2.1, whole genome shotgun sequence, a single window of DNA contains:
- the LOC140947397 gene encoding uncharacterized protein — MLEEPCARIPSNRQDHSTWLSVLLPAADERDYVDLSMDLIEGRVRYRKGKKWKTRWAVLRRVNPATEVLNLVLYPKEANAGARHKEKALLSLKGFSGLHVLNKMDKNFNVIVIITTDNVIPLSFETIDQRAEWLALLQGHYGKEKSFQGIVPHKQKIKSGEADLRFYSTFFSLTKKDSYRLIGHWKLTSLPKYGAVEGGFAFQAGPESATGDKPVIYFFATRSGKEIQALFDSVCRAGEAMLPQESYTETTQPSTSKDESQSQPNFLKRAWLRMSAKRRKGGRQRSRSVPSPTRGKNRAETGEQTSPPENGQTTMRRNVSVPAYFGTTSSNEPGLNEVFEEEKPKSPPPGYENIAGVTPEGYHVMMPADNQVRQSRSSSGARSPTRRESEERGVRTSEKVDEGGEGEVEGYVVVDGRDEELLEKVRADSEAASQRRTSRGSENGRVKLSSSSASEKREENGVIAEEAEGEQQERKPSETEQHSNGDVQCQIVVTSTDDTEEKKSAEKESIVNDERDAPKEQEMKSDVHSNGSNASEKVVTSVDYVNGDIFEKKENYMKNSTSTSVSSRRGMKAPPKLNLPSMSTAGSAEHLYVNSPKIVDYVNVKGSKSGGLRSRSVTGSQAGNRSKLNPYAMYDGNDDSIYHSVESLMPSHPGYLNVFTDDPSRSHSFENIAGHSYANVAGAQPSYKNIGHFDRSYVNVMSRPPQGNLNYVRVAGVDSSHASSPLLITSTSPKSSDYTWIDERKTKLLLDTGKMHSERRQENLPRIMKK, encoded by the exons ATGTTGGAAGAACCCTGCGCGCGCATTCCATCGAATCGTCAAGATCATTCAACATGGCTGTCTGTGCTTCTTCCAGCAGCCGATGAAAGAGATTATGTCGATTTGAGCATGGATTTGATCGAGGGAAGAGTTCGGTATAGGAAGGGAAAAAAG TGGAAGACAAGATGGGCTGTGCTGCGAAGAGTAAACCCAGCCACAG AGGTGCTGAATCTTGTTTTGTACCCCAAAGAAGCAAATGCGGGAGCTCGTCACAAGGAGAAAGCTCTCCTGTCCCTCAAGGGATTCAGTGGATTACACGTCCTGAACAAGATGGACAAGAACTTCAAtgtcattgttatcattacTACAGATAATGTCATTCCTTTGAGTTTTGAAACAATTGATCAGAGAGCTGAATGGCTGGCACTGCTTCAAGGCCATTATGGAAAAG AAAAGTCATTTCAGGGCATTGTGCCACACAAACAGAAGATCAAGTCTGGTGAAGCAGATCTTCGTTTTTACTCCACCTTCTTTTCTCTGACAAAAAAGGACAGTTATCGCCTTATTGGTCACTGGAAGTTAACATCATTGCCTAAATATGGAGCAGTAGAGGGAGGCTTTGCTTTCCAGGCAGGTCCAGAGTCTGCGACTGGAGATAAGCCAGTGATTTATTTCTTTGCCACTCGTTCTGGAAAGGAAATACAAGCCTTGTTTGACAGTGTTTGTAGAGCAGGGGAGGCCATGCTGCCGCAAGAATCTTATACAG AAACCACCCAGCCCAGTACAAGTAAAGATGAAAGTCAATCACAGCCCAACTTTCTCAAACGAGCATGGCTCAGAATGAGCGCAAAACGGCGCAAAGGGGGCAGACAGCGTAGTCGAAGCGTGCCCTCTCCTACTCGGGGGAAAAACAGGGCTGAAACTGGAGAGCAAACATCACCACCGGAAAACGGCCAAACTACTATGCGAAGAAACGTTTCCGTGCCCGCGTACTTTGGTACAACCAGTAGCAACGAACCTGGTTTAAATGAAGTATTCGAGGAAGAAAAGCCGAAAAGCCCTCCCCCGGGCTACGAGAATATTGCGGGGGTGACACCCGAGGGGTATCACGTTATGATGCCAGCTGATAATCAGGTCCGCCAAAGTAGAAGTAGCAGTGGTGCGCGCAGTCCTACGCGGAGAGAATCGGAGGAGCGAGGAGTGCGCACTAGCGAAAAGGTCGATGAAGGTGGCGAAGGAGAGGTGGAGGGATACGTTGTGGTTGATGGGCGGGACGAAGAGCTTCTTGAAAAAGTAAGAGCAGACTCCGAGGCGGCTTCCCAGAGAAGAACGTCCCGCGGCTCGGAAAATGGGAGAGTAAAGTTATCATCTTCTTCAGCCTCCgaaaaaagagaggaaaatgGGGTCATTGCCGAGGAAGCGGAAGGCGAACAACAAGAGAGGAAGCCATCTGAAACGGAGCAACATAGTAATGGAGATGTGCAGTGTCAGATCGTGGTTACTTCAACTGACGATACGGAGGAGAAAAAGAGTGCAGAAAAAGAAAGCATTGTTAACGATGAGCGAGATGCTCCGAAAGAACAGGAAATGAAATCTGATGTTCACAGCAATGGAAGCAACGCAAGCGAGAAAGTTGTTACAAGTGTAGACTATGTGAACGGAGACATATTCGAGAAAAAGGAGAATTATATGAAAAATAGCACATCGACCAGTGTTTCTTCTCGGCGCGGCATGAAAGCCCCGCCTAAGTTAAATCTTCCATCAATGTCTACCGCGGGAAGCGCAGAGCACCTCTATGTCAATTCTCCCAAGATCGTTGACTACGTTAATGTTAAAGGAAGTAAGTCAGGTGGCTTGCGGTCCCGCAGTGTAACGGGTTCTCAGGCAGGTAATAGATCAAAACTGAATCCGTATGCAATGTATGATGGGAACGACGATTCGATCTATCACAGCGTGGAGTCGCTAATGCCGTCACATCCGGGATACCTAAATGTCTTCACGGATGACCCGTCACGAAGCCATAGTTTTGAAAATATCGCCGGCCATTCGTACGCAAACGTGGCTGGCGCGCAGCCCTCGTATAAAAATATCGGGCACTTTGATAGGTCCTACGTGAATGTTATGTCACGACCTCCACAAGGAAATCTTAACTATGTCAGAGTTGCGGGAGTTGATTCATCTCACGCGTCCAGTCCTCTCCTGATAACCAGTACGTCGCCGAAATCGAGTGATTATACCTGGATCGATGAAAGAAAGACTAAACTTTTACTGGACACCGGTAAAATGCATTCCGAAAGGAGGCAGGAGAATCTGCCAAGAATCATGAAGAAGTAG